In Salvelinus namaycush isolate Seneca chromosome 36, SaNama_1.0, whole genome shotgun sequence, one DNA window encodes the following:
- the nitr7b gene encoding novel immune-type receptor 7b: MFMTNITIFLTIAEVDVADSGLYFCGMSDNYFIFTNATVLKVQGEEDGTMSLFLLVVILGVVTAVLLIIILILVLKVRRDANRLNTGPDSQRQPQNDQNQDPDALNYATLNFTSKKKKRERRREKELDPHVVYAATR; this comes from the exons CTTTCTCACAATCGCAGAGGTGGATGTAGCTGATTCTGGTCTGTACTTCTGTGGAATGTCGGATAACTATTTCATCTTCACCAACGCGACTGTCCTGAAGGTCCAAG GAGAGGAAGATGGAACCATGAGCCTCTTCCTATTGGTTGTGATCCTGGGTGTTGTAACTGCTGTTCTATTGATAATCATCCTCATCCTGGTCCTCAAGGTCAGAAGAGATGCAAACAGACTAAACACAG GACCTGACTCGCAACGACAACCACAAAATGATCAG AACCAAGATCCTGATGCACTGAATTATGCCACCCTGAATTTCACCTCCAAgaaaaagaagagggagagaagaagagagaaggagcTAGACCCCCATGTAGTGTATGCTGCTACAAGATGA